Proteins encoded by one window of Gemmatimonas aurantiaca:
- a CDS encoding Gfo/Idh/MocA family oxidoreductase produces MKDGVRIAVVGTGAIAQLTHIPVLSKLRGASLVALCDNDGAKARALADRFGVPDVFTDFEELLDSDELDAVVIATPNHLHEPHVLSALRQKLHVLCERPLALTPRGVERCIAAAQRADRVLAVGHNHRFRADVQALDQFIRNAELGQVTSIRTGSLQVRRNADGWRNRRAESGGGVFLEQGFPLLDLALWLADEPTPVRVTSSMRRGRAAGAVEDAMQVFLECENGLVLIMDLAWACVGDEDRWWFEVHATRGSARLAPLRVTKELNGRAVDVSPSGAASRESPFLQSYRAEIAHFLAMIRGEVQYEPPTEQVRLQRIVDAIYKAADDGKEIRF; encoded by the coding sequence ATGAAGGACGGCGTTCGCATCGCCGTGGTCGGAACGGGCGCGATCGCCCAGCTGACGCACATCCCGGTTCTGTCCAAGCTGCGCGGTGCTTCGCTCGTCGCGCTGTGTGACAACGATGGCGCGAAGGCGCGGGCGCTGGCCGATCGGTTCGGCGTGCCCGATGTCTTCACGGATTTCGAAGAGCTGCTCGACAGCGACGAACTCGACGCGGTCGTCATCGCCACGCCCAATCATCTTCACGAGCCGCATGTGCTGAGTGCGCTGCGGCAGAAACTGCATGTGCTCTGCGAACGTCCGCTCGCGCTCACGCCACGTGGTGTGGAGCGGTGCATCGCCGCGGCGCAGCGCGCCGACCGGGTGCTGGCGGTTGGACACAACCATCGCTTCCGGGCCGATGTGCAGGCGCTCGATCAGTTCATCCGCAACGCGGAACTCGGACAGGTGACGTCCATCCGCACCGGCTCGCTGCAGGTGCGGCGCAACGCCGATGGCTGGCGCAATCGCCGTGCGGAATCGGGTGGTGGCGTGTTTCTCGAGCAGGGCTTTCCGCTGCTCGATCTCGCGCTGTGGCTGGCCGATGAACCCACGCCGGTGCGCGTCACGTCGAGCATGCGCCGCGGGCGCGCCGCCGGCGCGGTCGAGGATGCGATGCAGGTGTTCCTCGAATGCGAGAACGGACTCGTGCTGATCATGGATCTGGCGTGGGCCTGTGTGGGCGACGAGGATCGCTGGTGGTTCGAGGTGCACGCCACGCGGGGATCGGCCCGACTGGCGCCGCTGCGGGTCACCAAGGAACTCAACGGACGCGCCGTCGATGTGTCGCCGTCGGGAGCGGCTTCGCGCGAAAGCCCGTTCCTGCAGAGCTATCGCGCGGAGATCGCGCACTTCCTCGCCATGATCCGTGGCGAGGTGCAGTACGAACCGCCCACGGAACAGGTCCGCCTGCAGCGCATCGTCGACGCCATCTACAAGGCCGCCGACGATGGGAAGGAGATCCGTTTCTGA